One stretch of Dethiosulfovibrio peptidovorans DNA includes these proteins:
- a CDS encoding TetR family transcriptional regulator: MQVLKEEIKNNILKAAEEVFYQKDYRSAKLADIARRANVSVGLIYSYFKNKTELFDAVVGNVYKSFFQAMEAEEALEEGNGLNRFEKVGNKYLYQLFENHKNFVILVDKSAGTSYENVKEDMIARLGKHITIGIARHTEKKYDPILAHILANNY; the protein is encoded by the coding sequence TTGCAAGTTTTAAAAGAGGAAATCAAAAACAATATTCTCAAGGCAGCGGAAGAGGTTTTTTATCAAAAAGACTACCGCAGTGCCAAGCTTGCAGATATTGCCCGCAGGGCAAATGTGTCTGTGGGCCTGATTTACTCCTATTTTAAGAACAAGACTGAACTTTTTGATGCGGTGGTGGGGAATGTTTACAAGAGTTTTTTCCAGGCCATGGAGGCAGAAGAAGCCCTTGAAGAAGGCAACGGCCTGAATCGATTTGAAAAAGTGGGCAATAAATACCTGTATCAGCTTTTTGAAAATCATAAAAACTTTGTAATTCTGGTAGATAAAAGCGCCGGTACAAGCTATGAAAACGTAAAGGAAGATATGATTGCCCGGCTTGGAAAACACATAACAATCGGAATAGCCAGACATACGGAAAAAAAATATGACCCAATACTTGCCCATATTCTGGCAAACAACTAC
- a CDS encoding pyruvate dehydrogenase (acetyl-transferring) E1 component subunit alpha has translation MCAKPVHRKATVPISSYPKDLLTSLYRTMVTIRLFEQTVEKHFLAGDIPGFVHLYIGQEGVGAGVMANLTNEDYIESTHRGHGHTIAKGADLKRMMAEIFGKRTGYCKGKGGSMHIADFSVGMLGANGIVGGGYNLAVGAGLASKIRGDNRVSVVFFGDGASNRGTFHEALNMASVWKLPVLFVCENNQWASTTPYLTTTSVADIADRAQGYSIPGSIVDGNDVMAVYEAAKDVIQGIRSGEGPAILECKTYRIKGHFVGDPEKYRTKEEVQKIFDDDNPIDRFERSVIEGGCLSQGDLDVVKEQAQASIEEAVQYAMASPEPDPSELLDDLYV, from the coding sequence ATGTGCGCAAAGCCAGTCCATAGAAAGGCGACGGTTCCGATCTCCTCGTACCCCAAGGATCTACTCACGAGTCTGTATCGAACCATGGTGACTATCCGGCTGTTCGAACAGACGGTCGAGAAGCACTTTCTGGCTGGGGATATCCCCGGATTTGTCCATCTCTACATCGGCCAGGAAGGCGTGGGTGCCGGAGTCATGGCCAACCTCACCAACGAGGATTACATCGAGAGTACCCACCGGGGACATGGACACACCATCGCCAAGGGCGCCGATCTCAAACGAATGATGGCGGAGATCTTCGGCAAGAGGACAGGCTACTGCAAGGGAAAGGGAGGGTCCATGCATATAGCCGATTTCAGTGTGGGGATGCTGGGAGCCAATGGAATCGTCGGCGGAGGATATAACCTGGCCGTAGGGGCTGGCCTGGCGTCCAAAATCCGAGGAGATAATCGAGTCTCCGTAGTTTTCTTCGGCGACGGAGCCTCCAATCGGGGAACATTTCACGAGGCTCTGAATATGGCGTCAGTATGGAAGCTCCCCGTTCTCTTCGTATGTGAAAATAATCAGTGGGCTTCCACGACCCCATACCTCACAACTACTTCGGTGGCCGACATCGCTGACCGGGCCCAAGGCTATAGCATCCCCGGCAGTATCGTGGACGGAAACGACGTTATGGCGGTCTACGAGGCAGCTAAGGACGTGATCCAAGGCATTCGATCAGGTGAGGGACCAGCCATTCTGGAGTGTAAAACCTACAGGATTAAAGGACATTTTGTGGGAGACCCTGAAAAATATCGAACTAAGGAAGAGGTACAAAAGATCTTCGATGACGATAACCCCATCGATCGTTTCGAAAGATCCGTCATTGAAGGGGGATGTCTCTCCCAGGGAGACTTAGACGTCGTGAAGGAACAGGCCCAAGCCTCTATTGAGGAAGCCGTTCAGTACGCGATGGCAAGCCCCGAACCTGATCCATCGGAGCTTTTGGATGACCTATACGTGTAG
- a CDS encoding alpha-ketoacid dehydrogenase subunit beta produces the protein MSETKTISFSQATLEAMEEEMARDNTVFIMGEDIARQGGIFGQFKGLPDAFGTERIRDTPITETAIVGAAVGAALAGMRPIADMHFADFMLVCGDEIYNQMAKVHYMFGGQKTVPMVLRAPDGLINQAAAQHSQSLEAFFQHIPGLKVVIPSNPADAKGLLKSAIRDDNPVIYFEHKALFNVKGEVPTGEYLTPIGKAQVVTEGSDVTLISYSHCLHAVAKPVVEMAAREGISVELVDLRSISPVDKETILQSVSKTGRLAIVHEAVKQGGVGGEIAAMVAEEAIDVLDAPILRFGAPFTPVPFAKPLEQAYRIKPEVVLDGLRRMM, from the coding sequence ATGTCTGAGACGAAAACGATAAGTTTTTCACAGGCGACCCTTGAGGCCATGGAGGAAGAGATGGCTCGGGACAACACTGTGTTCATCATGGGCGAGGATATCGCCCGACAGGGGGGAATTTTCGGGCAATTCAAAGGACTCCCGGACGCTTTCGGAACAGAGCGGATTCGGGACACGCCCATCACTGAGACGGCTATCGTCGGAGCCGCCGTGGGGGCTGCTCTAGCAGGAATGCGGCCCATCGCAGACATGCATTTTGCCGATTTCATGTTAGTCTGTGGGGACGAGATCTACAACCAGATGGCAAAGGTCCACTACATGTTCGGGGGACAGAAAACGGTTCCCATGGTCCTTCGGGCACCTGACGGGCTGATCAACCAAGCAGCAGCACAGCATTCTCAAAGTCTGGAGGCGTTTTTCCAGCATATTCCAGGACTCAAAGTGGTGATCCCGTCCAATCCGGCAGACGCTAAAGGTCTCCTTAAGTCGGCGATCCGGGACGATAACCCTGTCATTTACTTCGAACACAAGGCCTTGTTCAATGTGAAGGGAGAGGTCCCTACAGGTGAGTATTTGACCCCCATCGGGAAAGCTCAGGTGGTGACCGAGGGATCGGACGTGACCCTGATTTCCTACTCTCACTGCCTCCACGCCGTGGCCAAGCCAGTCGTCGAGATGGCTGCCAGGGAAGGAATATCGGTGGAACTTGTCGATCTTCGATCCATATCGCCCGTGGACAAGGAAACGATCCTCCAGTCGGTGAGTAAAACCGGTCGGTTGGCTATCGTTCATGAGGCGGTGAAACAGGGGGGCGTGGGAGGAGAAATCGCGGCTATGGTGGCTGAGGAAGCCATCGATGTTCTGGACGCACCGATACTCCGATTCGGGGCTCCCTTTACGCCAGTACCCTTTGCCAAACCTCTGGAGCAGGCCTACCGAATCAAACCGGAGGTTGTCCTGGACGGCCTCCGTCGGATGATGTAG
- a CDS encoding TRAP transporter substrate-binding protein DctP yields the protein MKKSLHAIIIASMILCLSATAFAQYKAEYKMSVNPGAVTAWGMGAGYFADLVKERTNGRVNIKVYYSGQLFAGKQTAEFLLLRNGAIDFSLASTINWSPQVKELNLPGLPFFISAYGNKRYEAMDAIENGKAGKMMIKAMEKKGVTFLAWGENGFREMTNSVREVAKPEDMKDLKIRVVGSPIYIDTFKALGANPINMNWAEATTAFQQKVVDGQENPLVGICIPVKIWNYHTYLTNWHYVIDPLVLAANPKVWKGFSKEDQQIIRECALDSMKYEKAIARIGMDDGQSLAYLQSIGKAPEEVDPYALCEKNGMVITNLTQKNLKAFREATAGIRKDWTKKIGPELVAAAEEDMASVK from the coding sequence ATGAAAAAATCGCTTCACGCAATCATAATTGCCAGTATGATTCTGTGTCTGTCCGCCACGGCTTTCGCCCAATATAAGGCCGAGTACAAGATGAGCGTCAACCCAGGAGCTGTCACAGCCTGGGGGATGGGGGCAGGCTATTTCGCCGATCTGGTCAAGGAACGAACCAACGGCCGGGTTAACATCAAGGTCTACTATTCAGGCCAGCTGTTCGCGGGCAAACAGACTGCCGAGTTCCTGTTGCTCCGTAACGGGGCAATCGACTTTTCCCTCGCCTCAACCATCAACTGGTCTCCCCAAGTCAAGGAACTGAACCTACCGGGATTGCCGTTCTTTATATCAGCCTATGGAAATAAACGTTATGAGGCCATGGACGCCATCGAGAACGGCAAAGCCGGCAAAATGATGATCAAAGCCATGGAGAAAAAGGGTGTCACCTTCCTAGCCTGGGGTGAGAATGGGTTCCGAGAGATGACCAACAGCGTCCGAGAGGTCGCCAAACCCGAGGACATGAAGGATCTGAAAATCCGGGTCGTGGGCAGCCCCATCTACATCGACACGTTCAAGGCCCTGGGAGCGAACCCCATCAACATGAACTGGGCCGAGGCTACCACGGCTTTCCAACAGAAGGTCGTGGATGGGCAGGAAAACCCTCTTGTTGGTATCTGCATTCCCGTCAAGATCTGGAACTACCATACGTACCTGACCAACTGGCACTATGTCATCGATCCCCTGGTTCTTGCGGCTAACCCCAAGGTCTGGAAGGGATTCTCTAAAGAGGATCAGCAGATCATCCGCGAGTGTGCCCTTGATTCGATGAAATACGAGAAGGCCATCGCCCGCATCGGCATGGACGATGGACAATCTCTGGCCTATCTTCAAAGCATCGGAAAAGCACCGGAGGAGGTAGATCCCTACGCCCTCTGTGAGAAGAACGGTATGGTCATAACCAACCTGACGCAGAAAAACCTGAAAGCATTCCGAGAGGCCACCGCCGGGATCCGGAAGGATTGGACAAAAAAGATCGGTCCCGAGTTAGTTGCCGCAGCGGAGGAGGATATGGCCTCGGTTAAATAA
- a CDS encoding TRAP transporter permease DctQ has translation MVTISFVNVITRYFIKMSLSWSEEITVNLFVWVVLLGTATAFKKGSHLGMSFLYDRLSSSWKKPLSLLSGLICIVFFIILGWLGGLEVRDEIQLSVTTESLAIPVWYYTVALPIFSALIILRVFQSTWRFLRDQAEEKED, from the coding sequence ATGGTCACGATATCCTTCGTTAATGTAATAACTCGTTATTTCATAAAGATGTCCCTGTCATGGTCGGAGGAGATCACCGTCAATCTCTTCGTGTGGGTCGTCCTGCTCGGGACCGCCACCGCCTTCAAAAAAGGCAGCCATCTGGGGATGTCGTTTCTTTACGACAGGCTTTCCTCATCGTGGAAAAAACCTCTGAGTCTCCTGTCAGGACTGATCTGCATTGTTTTTTTCATAATTCTCGGTTGGCTGGGGGGCCTTGAGGTTCGGGACGAAATTCAACTGTCGGTCACCACCGAATCTCTTGCCATACCGGTATGGTACTACACCGTCGCTCTCCCAATATTCTCAGCGTTGATCATCCTTCGGGTGTTTCAAAGTACGTGGCGCTTTCTTCGGGATCAAGCCGAAGAGAAGGAGGACTAA
- a CDS encoding C4-dicarboxylate ABC transporter permease, whose translation MSFSDPALWTLILFLVPLLIKVPISIALGGAAVTVVYFWEMGLPMISYNFYAGISKFPLLAIPFFILAGVIMEKAGIAERIIDLMKKLAGSMTGGLAIATVGVATFWGAVSGSGPATVAALGLILIPGMATAGYDKAFAAATVSVASGLAIIIPPSIAFIVYGGVADVSIPALFAAGFLPGAVVALCMMMAVYLVSRQMGYGGGEPPKPGDLVRSFKRALWGIMAPVIILGGIYGGVFTPTEAAAVAVFYGLFVGVFIYRTINSFSIMYDILSSTVTATSVVMIVVTCAGLYSWVGATVGLIEKAAGVLLSISSSSTIVLLMINVILLFAGMVLDAISIYYVFLPILLPIMAHFGWDPIWFGVMMTINLAVGQVTPPVAVNLYVGANISGLTIEEISKPAFPLILAALVALVIIIVFPQLSTWMPTMLGLN comes from the coding sequence ATGAGTTTTTCCGATCCGGCACTATGGACTCTGATTCTGTTCCTCGTCCCCCTGCTCATCAAGGTCCCGATCTCTATCGCCCTCGGCGGAGCCGCCGTAACAGTCGTGTACTTCTGGGAGATGGGGCTCCCCATGATCTCATATAACTTTTACGCCGGTATCTCCAAGTTTCCGCTTCTGGCTATCCCGTTTTTCATCCTGGCGGGGGTCATCATGGAAAAAGCCGGAATCGCCGAGCGAATTATCGACCTGATGAAAAAGCTGGCGGGCTCGATGACCGGAGGTCTCGCAATCGCTACCGTGGGGGTAGCGACCTTCTGGGGAGCCGTCAGTGGCTCGGGTCCCGCCACGGTTGCAGCTTTGGGGCTGATCCTTATCCCTGGCATGGCAACTGCGGGATATGACAAGGCTTTTGCGGCAGCCACCGTATCCGTGGCGTCGGGCCTGGCCATCATCATTCCACCGAGCATCGCCTTCATCGTCTACGGCGGGGTAGCTGATGTGTCCATCCCAGCCCTCTTCGCCGCTGGCTTTCTTCCAGGCGCGGTGGTCGCTCTATGTATGATGATGGCAGTCTACCTGGTCTCCCGGCAAATGGGCTACGGTGGGGGAGAACCTCCGAAACCAGGCGACCTCGTCCGATCGTTCAAGCGCGCACTCTGGGGCATCATGGCACCAGTGATCATTCTGGGAGGAATCTACGGCGGAGTGTTCACACCCACCGAGGCTGCAGCCGTGGCCGTTTTTTATGGTTTGTTCGTCGGAGTATTTATATATCGGACCATCAACTCATTCTCCATCATGTACGACATTCTCTCCTCGACGGTAACGGCAACATCGGTGGTCATGATCGTGGTAACCTGCGCCGGTCTTTATTCGTGGGTGGGGGCCACGGTCGGCTTGATCGAGAAGGCCGCAGGAGTTCTTCTGAGCATCTCGTCATCCTCCACAATCGTGTTACTCATGATAAACGTTATCTTACTTTTCGCCGGGATGGTCCTCGATGCTATCTCCATCTACTACGTATTCCTGCCCATCCTGCTGCCTATCATGGCACATTTCGGCTGGGATCCCATCTGGTTCGGAGTCATGATGACCATCAATCTGGCGGTAGGGCAGGTAACTCCACCTGTAGCGGTTAACCTCTACGTCGGAGCGAACATCAGCGGTCTGACTATTGAGGAAATCAGCAAGCCAGCGTTCCCCCTGATACTGGCGGCTCTGGTCGCCCTCGTCATCATTATCGTATTTCCCCAGCTCTCGACTTGGATGCCGACCATGCTGGGACTGAACTAG
- a CDS encoding dihydrolipoyllysine succinyltransferase yields the protein MATNIPMPKLGLTMTEGTVSKWIKQEGDPVKTGEVLFVVSTDKITYEVQSERDGVLLKIYVSENQSVPVGANVAAIGEADEVLEPCDGAAPLQEPSEPTLPTISPEKSGEETNPKGLRATPKARKTAKDLGIDLTTISGSGPEGSIRCKDVITASKRSPKMSPVAAKMAADLGLDPSAIPGTGKRIMKADVTATGTTAVQCPIGDTIVPMTTMRAIIARRMLESVQTIPAVTYDVELDCTAMINLRKQVKAMGAQISYNDVVMMACARALTEYPMCNCSTDMENQSYIMHSSVNIGLAVAIEGGLLVPNVKDVQTKFLLEIATATKDLVDRARSNRLLPQDLEGGTFTITNLGMFGVKSFSPIVNPPESCILAINAMRETPVVVDGAVVVRTITNLCLTADHRSVDGADGAQFLTRVKELLESPMLLLL from the coding sequence ATGGCAACCAATATACCCATGCCCAAACTGGGGCTCACCATGACCGAAGGGACCGTGTCCAAGTGGATCAAGCAAGAGGGTGATCCGGTAAAGACAGGGGAGGTTCTTTTCGTCGTCTCAACCGACAAAATCACCTACGAGGTGCAGTCTGAACGGGATGGTGTGTTGCTCAAAATATACGTGTCCGAAAACCAATCGGTCCCCGTGGGGGCCAATGTAGCGGCGATCGGAGAGGCCGATGAAGTGCTCGAACCGTGTGACGGAGCAGCACCCCTTCAAGAACCTAGCGAACCAACTCTACCGACGATATCTCCCGAGAAGTCGGGAGAGGAAACAAACCCCAAAGGACTTCGAGCCACTCCTAAGGCTCGAAAAACCGCCAAAGACCTTGGAATTGACCTGACCACGATATCGGGATCTGGTCCAGAGGGGAGCATCCGATGTAAAGACGTGATCACAGCATCCAAACGGAGTCCCAAGATGTCACCAGTAGCAGCCAAAATGGCAGCAGATCTGGGTCTCGATCCATCGGCCATTCCCGGGACTGGAAAACGAATCATGAAGGCCGACGTGACAGCTACAGGCACAACCGCCGTTCAGTGCCCTATCGGAGACACAATCGTCCCCATGACCACCATGAGGGCTATCATCGCCCGAAGAATGTTGGAGAGCGTCCAAACAATCCCCGCCGTCACTTACGACGTGGAGTTGGACTGCACGGCCATGATCAATCTCCGAAAGCAGGTCAAGGCTATGGGAGCCCAGATCTCCTACAACGACGTGGTCATGATGGCCTGCGCACGAGCGTTGACGGAGTACCCCATGTGTAACTGCTCCACCGACATGGAGAACCAGAGCTATATCATGCACTCGTCGGTCAACATCGGCCTGGCCGTGGCTATCGAGGGCGGTCTTCTCGTCCCCAACGTCAAGGACGTCCAGACTAAATTCCTCCTCGAGATTGCCACAGCCACCAAAGACCTGGTGGATAGAGCCAGATCCAATCGACTCCTGCCCCAAGATCTGGAGGGAGGGACCTTCACCATCACCAACCTGGGAATGTTTGGAGTGAAGAGCTTCAGCCCTATCGTCAACCCACCTGAGTCGTGTATCCTGGCGATCAACGCCATGAGGGAAACTCCAGTGGTTGTTGATGGAGCTGTGGTGGTCCGAACCATAACCAATCTGTGTCTCACAGCAGACCATCGTTCGGTGGACGGCGCCGACGGTGCCCAATTCCTGACTCGGGTGAAAGAGCTTCTGGAATCCCCGATGCTCCTGTTGCTGTAG
- the lpdA gene encoding dihydrolipoyl dehydrogenase, giving the protein MTSQKNVVVVGGGPGGYVCAIRLAQLGASVIVIERERMGGTCLNWGCIPTKVLVHTAELYHEAVNAADLGLHFEGVSINWKELMTRKEQVVEQLVGGVEGLMAANNISVITGEASFLSSNTLQVNDTVISFDTAIIATGSETVIPPIPGIDIPGVITSREALDLDRIPHSLTVIGGGVVGMEFASIYSILGTKVTVIEMLDSVLSSMDGDITSVVKGRLEGAGVRFHTSSQVTGFTMDGNIVATSVKTPTGPMVVHSEKTLLSVGRRPATNSLLLENAGIRHDRGRILVDEAMSTSTPNIYAIGDCCSSIQLAHVASAQGEVAAENVMGHRRFMEYKTVPSCVYTLPEVASVGLSESEAIRKGYEVQVGRFPLSANGKSLIMKGYDGLVKFVVDRRYDEILGVHMVGPRVTDLIVEGALALRLEATVEEIVTTIHAHPTIGEALGEAAMAVHHRAVHMPPTALPIT; this is encoded by the coding sequence ATGACATCTCAAAAAAACGTGGTCGTCGTCGGTGGCGGACCGGGAGGGTACGTTTGCGCCATCAGGCTGGCCCAACTGGGCGCTTCTGTCATCGTTATCGAACGGGAACGAATGGGGGGCACCTGTCTGAACTGGGGCTGCATCCCAACCAAGGTTCTCGTCCACACCGCCGAGCTCTATCATGAGGCAGTAAACGCCGCCGATCTGGGACTCCATTTCGAGGGAGTATCCATTAACTGGAAGGAGCTCATGACCCGCAAGGAGCAGGTTGTCGAGCAACTGGTGGGCGGCGTCGAGGGGCTCATGGCCGCCAACAATATATCGGTGATCACTGGAGAGGCTTCGTTCCTATCGTCCAATACCCTTCAGGTGAACGACACGGTAATATCCTTCGACACCGCCATTATCGCCACCGGATCGGAGACGGTGATTCCGCCCATCCCTGGTATCGACATACCCGGGGTCATCACAAGCAGAGAGGCTCTGGATCTGGACAGAATACCCCACTCACTGACCGTGATCGGAGGCGGGGTTGTCGGGATGGAATTCGCCTCAATATACTCTATCCTTGGAACCAAGGTCACGGTGATTGAGATGCTCGATTCGGTACTCTCCTCTATGGACGGAGACATAACATCCGTGGTGAAAGGCAGGCTTGAGGGAGCAGGCGTTCGATTCCACACATCCTCACAGGTGACGGGGTTCACTATGGACGGCAACATCGTGGCAACCTCGGTAAAGACCCCTACAGGCCCAATGGTCGTCCACTCAGAAAAGACCCTCCTGTCGGTGGGACGAAGACCAGCCACAAACTCTCTCCTGTTGGAAAACGCTGGGATTCGTCATGATCGGGGACGGATACTCGTGGACGAGGCGATGAGCACATCGACTCCGAATATATACGCCATCGGCGACTGTTGCAGCTCCATCCAGCTGGCCCACGTGGCCTCGGCTCAGGGGGAAGTGGCAGCGGAGAACGTTATGGGACACAGGAGATTCATGGAATACAAAACAGTTCCGAGCTGCGTCTATACTCTACCTGAGGTGGCATCGGTCGGCCTCAGCGAATCGGAGGCAATCAGAAAGGGGTACGAAGTACAGGTAGGACGATTTCCTCTGTCTGCCAACGGCAAGAGTTTGATCATGAAGGGGTACGACGGCCTCGTGAAGTTCGTGGTAGACCGACGATACGACGAGATCCTCGGAGTTCACATGGTGGGGCCCAGGGTCACAGACCTCATCGTAGAAGGAGCTCTGGCCCTTCGACTGGAGGCAACGGTTGAGGAGATCGTCACCACGATACACGCTCATCCCACGATTGGCGAAGCTCTGGGAGAGGCTGCCATGGCTGTCCATCACCGGGCTGTTCATATGCCTCCGACAGCCCTCCCAATTACATAG
- a CDS encoding gamma-glutamyl-gamma-aminobutyrate hydrolase, protein MLPKSLRGGELMTGPIIAIASNLEYLNEDKLTLNIAYAQAIRNTGAIPVILPVTDDHDEISTGLDLASGLLLPGGSDISPRFFRAEPHPDIEEVKPELDRFQLAMTAMALERQLPILGICRGAQVLNVALGGSLIQHIAPGKDTVQHRQKSRRNVPSHSVTAEAGSLVEQILGRTFRVNSYHHQAVDTLGQGLRITARASDGIVEAVELEGHPFVIGVQWHPENMADQDGPMAPLFQVFVEVCASRLPSHSQETEDRQQRSSVRRTIQI, encoded by the coding sequence ATGCTCCCAAAGAGCTTGAGAGGGGGAGAACTCATGACTGGACCGATCATCGCCATAGCCTCTAACCTGGAGTATCTGAACGAGGACAAGCTGACCCTGAACATAGCCTACGCCCAGGCTATTCGAAACACCGGAGCTATTCCGGTGATTCTGCCCGTGACCGACGATCACGATGAGATATCCACCGGGCTTGATCTGGCATCAGGCCTCCTGCTGCCAGGGGGATCCGACATATCCCCCCGGTTTTTTCGGGCAGAGCCTCACCCCGATATCGAGGAGGTTAAGCCCGAGCTCGACAGGTTTCAGCTGGCGATGACGGCCATGGCCCTGGAAAGGCAGCTGCCCATCCTGGGAATCTGTCGGGGAGCTCAGGTGCTGAACGTGGCTCTTGGGGGGAGCCTCATACAGCACATCGCCCCCGGAAAGGATACTGTTCAGCACCGTCAGAAAAGTCGTCGAAATGTTCCGAGCCACTCCGTGACCGCCGAGGCAGGTTCTCTTGTGGAGCAGATTCTCGGCCGGACTTTCCGGGTCAACAGCTATCACCACCAGGCGGTGGACACCCTGGGCCAAGGTCTGCGTATCACCGCTCGAGCGAGCGACGGGATCGTTGAGGCCGTGGAGCTTGAGGGGCACCCTTTTGTTATTGGAGTTCAATGGCACCCCGAGAACATGGCCGACCAGGACGGCCCTATGGCGCCTCTCTTTCAAGTCTTTGTTGAGGTCTGTGCATCTCGCTTGCCTTCCCATTCCCAGGAAACCGAGGATCGCCAGCAACGCTCGTCCGTACGACGTACAATCCAGATCTAA
- a CDS encoding peptidase translates to MVVKKVIRGILVFSLSLIVTASAMGCTDIVAGKDATVDGSVITSHTADGAFYDGRVRLIPGGTHSKGEMTPVFWNITNEEYGPPQKIGEIPQVEQTYAYFHVGYPFMNEHGVAIGETTIGQKEELKTFRPDARAILTIEQLEALGLQRAKTAREAIAVMGDLAEKYGFLPSCGSEGECLSVTDANEAWIFELRSVGMMWTRESGKPGAIWVAQRVPDDMVVVVPNMSRIQEIDPNDTDNFMVAKGYKQFAIDMGWYDPNGTKPFIWQRAYSPLTGNDNWSLSSMWIRNRLHTIHKILAPSQEWDPNAETMSYPFAIKPEKKISVADVMEMLRSHMTGTPFDMYEDQAWFVREGDKAVKSPLATPFPTKDVRRLLGIPYNRPVSKWDCAYSFVSQARRDVPEPMRTILWFGFDNPHTTCYVPIYNGVTDTKESWRTFDRNAFSLDSTQWAFILADDLVSRRYGDSMSDLISVRAPLEKSFFDKIAEVDAKAAKLCKECPKKAKAYLTDFTDSCMKDVEKAWWTLNWSLITKYNNNKIH, encoded by the coding sequence ATGGTTGTGAAAAAAGTTATTCGAGGAATTTTGGTTTTTTCGCTCTCCCTGATCGTGACCGCCTCCGCAATGGGGTGTACCGATATCGTGGCGGGCAAAGACGCCACGGTTGACGGTTCGGTCATCACCTCCCATACCGCCGACGGCGCCTTTTACGACGGTCGAGTTCGACTCATCCCCGGCGGTACACATTCAAAGGGCGAGATGACCCCAGTTTTCTGGAACATCACCAACGAGGAGTACGGTCCACCCCAGAAGATCGGCGAGATTCCTCAGGTAGAACAGACCTATGCATACTTCCACGTGGGATATCCCTTTATGAACGAACATGGGGTGGCTATTGGTGAGACCACTATCGGTCAGAAAGAGGAGCTTAAAACCTTCCGCCCTGACGCTCGGGCCATCCTGACCATTGAGCAGTTGGAGGCTCTCGGTCTCCAGCGAGCCAAGACCGCCCGGGAGGCCATCGCTGTCATGGGAGATCTGGCCGAAAAATATGGATTCCTTCCTTCCTGCGGGAGCGAGGGAGAGTGTCTGAGCGTCACCGACGCTAACGAGGCATGGATCTTCGAGCTCCGTAGCGTGGGCATGATGTGGACCAGGGAGAGTGGCAAGCCCGGCGCCATATGGGTCGCCCAGAGGGTTCCCGACGACATGGTCGTGGTCGTTCCAAATATGAGCCGTATTCAGGAGATCGACCCGAACGATACGGACAATTTCATGGTTGCCAAGGGATACAAACAGTTCGCTATCGACATGGGCTGGTATGATCCTAACGGGACGAAGCCTTTCATCTGGCAAAGAGCTTATTCTCCTTTGACGGGTAACGACAACTGGTCCCTCTCGTCGATGTGGATCCGCAACCGGCTTCATACGATTCACAAGATCCTGGCTCCGTCTCAGGAATGGGATCCCAACGCTGAAACCATGTCATATCCTTTCGCCATCAAACCCGAGAAGAAGATCTCCGTGGCAGACGTTATGGAAATGCTGCGGTCTCACATGACCGGAACTCCCTTCGACATGTACGAGGATCAGGCCTGGTTCGTCCGGGAGGGGGACAAGGCAGTGAAAAGCCCCTTGGCGACGCCCTTCCCCACGAAGGATGTTCGCCGACTTCTGGGCATCCCTTATAACCGCCCGGTGTCCAAATGGGACTGTGCCTATAGCTTCGTATCTCAGGCCAGACGGGACGTTCCAGAACCTATGCGGACAATTCTGTGGTTCGGGTTCGACAACCCCCACACCACATGCTACGTGCCGATCTACAACGGGGTTACCGATACGAAGGAATCGTGGCGAACCTTTGACCGAAACGCCTTCAGCCTGGATTCAACCCAGTGGGCTTTTATCCTGGCCGACGACCTCGTTAGCCGGCGGTATGGCGATTCCATGAGCGACCTTATCTCGGTCCGAGCTCCGCTTGAAAAGAGCTTCTTCGATAAGATCGCCGAGGTGGACGCCAAAGCGGCCAAGCTTTGTAAAGAGTGCCCCAAAAAAGCGAAGGCATACCTGACAGACTTCACAGATTCCTGCATGAAGGACGTGGAGAAAGCCTGGTGGACGTTGAACTGGTCACTTATCACCAAATATAACAACAACAAGATCCACTGA